From Paenibacillus sp. PL2-23:
AGCTTGACCAGAAATTGATCCTGAATGAATTGCTTCTGATTCTCCACTTGATAGAGAAGAGATTGTTGACTTTGTGACATGCTTTCAAAGGAATGGGCAATATAATCAAACTCTTGATCCGTATTAGGTCGGGCTGCTTCAAGCTCTAGCTGAATTCTGGAGATTATTTGCTGAACAGGCTTGTAGAATCGCTTGGATAACAAAATAGCAACAGCTACCCCGATAAATACTAAGGATATCAGCAGGTACACAATTAAATTGGTTAGCTTCAATACTCGTTGGTAGAACTGATCAGTCGGAATGAGAGTCATATAGGTCCATCCGGTTGCCTCCGATTTGACCCAGGATACGGACATTGAATTCGATTCGATAATCATTGAGGACTGCTTGCTCTTCGATGCTTGATCCTGAAGATGATGGATAAAGTCATCTGTAAGTGTGAGCTCATTTGTCTTGGAGGTAAGTAGATTTCGATTCTGATCGAATACGAATACGGCACCCCTGAAGTCTCCTAAGATCGGCGCCATTAATTTGTATAATCGCTGGCTATCGAACAAATAAAGCACAATGCCATGCGGGTTAAGTGATCGAACAGGGAAAGGAATGCCGATGGTCATAATTTCCTTGGAAATATGATGGGTAATTACAGGTTCGGATGGCCGCACAAAAGGCAGCTTGTGTTCCTTAAGATCATTGATCCAGTGCTCGGACACCTCCGTTTTGCTCCTATAATAGTCTTTGATCAGCGATGCTGTGCTGTACAAGGCGTTCGAAGAATAAAAATTACCGCTATCAAATTGATGATAAAAAATTTCCTCGAAGTAGGAGGAGCTTGCTTTGTACTTCTGGATTTCCTTTATGACCTGCATAGAGGCGTAGGTATCGTTAAGATGATAGCTGGACAAATCAGGATTCAAGGACATCAATACAGTCGTTTCGGTTAAATCCAGGAACTGCTGATCCATCAGGTCTACAGCCTGATGAAGCCGAGCCAGATTAGTTTCTTCAATTTCTGTTCGGAGAGCGCTTACAGCGCCTGCATATATAAAGACACCCAAAATGGCGACAGGAATACTGAACATAATAATAAAGGCGAGCAGGTATTTGGTGTATAAGTTCCACCGCATGCGGGCACTCCCTTTCTGGGCTTATTAGGTGTATCTCTTATTGTAGCTATATATGGAGCGACAATAAAGCATGAAATAGCCATATTGCGAAATCGGATATCCCGAATGAAGCGGATATGCCCAT
This genomic window contains:
- a CDS encoding helix-turn-helix domain-containing protein, translated to MRWNLYTKYLLAFIIMFSIPVAILGVFIYAGAVSALRTEIEETNLARLHQAVDLMDQQFLDLTETTVLMSLNPDLSSYHLNDTYASMQVIKEIQKYKASSSYFEEIFYHQFDSGNFYSSNALYSTASLIKDYYRSKTEVSEHWINDLKEHKLPFVRPSEPVITHHISKEIMTIGIPFPVRSLNPHGIVLYLFDSQRLYKLMAPILGDFRGAVFVFDQNRNLLTSKTNELTLTDDFIHHLQDQASKSKQSSMIIESNSMSVSWVKSEATGWTYMTLIPTDQFYQRVLKLTNLIVYLLISLVFIGVAVAILLSKRFYKPVQQIISRIQLELEAARPNTDQEFDYIAHSFESMSQSQQSLLYQVENQKQFIQDQFLVKLISGYFIAESDIYAFMKEHQVVLRGVSHFILSFSVEEASTTLTQELSNNLAAFSNENIAVYPIEFYRRGTFACIVGLSNQSHESSSNVDHAVKELQKVISERTGARPTISIGRIYDTFLGIHRSYIESLAAKEYELKFPSGSVINYLDVVDWNEQDSTRWYSADIKLTLLQSIKQGDEQLALESLEQIIMEINDQKSLLMTKCMTSDLVNSIFKLIHAQALPHHTETFKQLVNQQSMDQFRQDISQCVVTLCQHAKERKNEEITELGQRIITYIHEHYLLYEFNLGQMAEELSLSQSFISRSIKDMTGATFTDYVFDLRIEHVKKELLQTDTSVKDIITGAGYINVSYFIDRFKKKEGMTPGEYRKLGQKKE